From the Streptomyces sp. KMM 9044 genome, one window contains:
- a CDS encoding MurR/RpiR family transcriptional regulator, whose product MPSPQQARAQASAITSGKADQDTEVSPTSQLRTLFDRPRLSPGQRRIAQYLIEHLTEAAFLSITDLAERVGVSQPSVTRFASVVGFSGYPALREKLQAIALGTLPGGLAEENRGNELQAAVDAEIENLENLRRDFADPDRVIEIGRMLAASVPLTVLGLRISGSLAEHFGYAARRIHPDVRLVTRGGSVAYDALLQSREAGGSWVLAFSMPRHAQETLTAVRVARDAGLKVALITDLTLGPLADEADVAFATGTGSRLVFDSYATAGVMCAALLQAMTDADPERTQARLDAYEQVADQRQFFLRD is encoded by the coding sequence GTGCCATCGCCGCAGCAGGCACGCGCCCAGGCATCCGCGATCACCTCGGGGAAGGCGGACCAGGACACGGAGGTGTCCCCGACGTCCCAGCTCCGCACGCTGTTCGACCGTCCCCGGCTCTCCCCCGGGCAACGGCGCATCGCCCAGTATCTGATCGAGCACCTCACGGAGGCCGCGTTCCTGTCGATCACGGACCTCGCCGAGCGCGTCGGGGTGAGCCAGCCCTCGGTGACCCGGTTCGCCTCGGTGGTCGGCTTCAGCGGCTACCCCGCACTGCGGGAGAAGCTCCAGGCGATCGCCCTCGGCACGCTCCCCGGCGGGCTGGCGGAGGAGAACCGGGGCAACGAACTGCAGGCGGCGGTGGACGCCGAGATCGAGAATCTCGAGAACCTGCGGCGGGACTTCGCCGATCCCGACCGGGTCATCGAGATCGGCCGCATGCTGGCGGCGTCCGTGCCGCTGACCGTCCTCGGGCTGCGCATCTCCGGGTCCCTCGCCGAGCACTTCGGCTACGCCGCCCGCCGTATCCACCCGGACGTCCGTCTGGTGACCCGGGGCGGCAGCGTCGCCTACGACGCACTGCTGCAGTCACGGGAGGCCGGCGGCTCGTGGGTGCTGGCGTTCTCCATGCCGCGGCACGCCCAGGAGACCCTGACGGCGGTGCGGGTGGCCCGGGACGCCGGGCTGAAGGTCGCGCTGATCACCGACCTGACGCTGGGCCCTCTCGCGGACGAGGCCGACGTCGCCTTCGCGACCGGCACCGGGTCACGTCTGGTGTTCGACTCGTACGCCACTGCGGGCGTGATGTGTGCGGCGCTGCTCCAGGCCATGACGGACGCGGACCCGGAGCGGACGCAGGCACGGCTCGACGCATACGAGCAGGTCGCCGACCAGCGTCAGTTCTTCCTCCGGGACTGA
- a CDS encoding peptidoglycan-binding domain-containing protein: protein MPTPSDPGQPHDGPPPLEPVRVLRPRRTDALAELFKEFEREEHEGYESVTLSRPPTGAEDETQEFPSLAPEPPTRPPTAVPGPAHESFTRHAPASGRTAPRRRSPRGPSDDSAAPGRPPHASTHSPATRRAALAIAVAAAAVLGFGGAVLLLGQNSDDRATPGPRPSASPPATAPTTPPVRAPATPGFLSEGDSGPEVTELQERLLRIPDVYRDGAANGRYDATLSAAVARFQLWYGVQGDETGVYGDDTRRALESRTG, encoded by the coding sequence GTGCCGACGCCGTCCGACCCCGGTCAGCCGCACGACGGCCCGCCACCCCTCGAGCCCGTCCGCGTCCTGCGCCCCCGCCGCACGGACGCGCTCGCCGAACTGTTCAAGGAGTTCGAACGGGAGGAGCACGAGGGCTACGAGTCCGTCACCCTGTCCCGGCCCCCGACCGGTGCGGAGGACGAGACACAGGAGTTCCCGTCGCTCGCCCCCGAACCGCCCACCCGGCCGCCGACGGCCGTGCCCGGCCCGGCGCACGAGAGCTTCACGCGTCACGCTCCCGCATCCGGCCGCACGGCCCCCCGGCGCCGTTCGCCCCGCGGCCCTTCGGACGACAGCGCCGCGCCCGGCCGGCCCCCGCACGCCTCCACACACAGCCCCGCGACGCGGCGGGCCGCCCTGGCGATCGCCGTGGCCGCGGCGGCGGTACTCGGCTTCGGCGGAGCGGTCCTGCTTCTGGGGCAGAACTCCGACGACCGTGCCACGCCCGGCCCCCGCCCCTCCGCGAGCCCGCCCGCGACCGCTCCCACCACGCCGCCCGTGCGGGCTCCGGCCACCCCCGGGTTCCTCAGCGAGGGTGACTCGGGCCCTGAGGTGACCGAACTTCAGGAACGGCTCCTGCGCATTCCGGACGTCTACCGCGACGGCGCCGCCAACGGCCGCTACGACGCCACCCTGTCGGCGGCCGTCGCCCGGTTCCAGCTCTGGTACGGCGTCCAGGGCGACGAGACCGGCGTCTACGGCGACGACACCCGCCGCGCGCTGGAGTCCCGTACGGGATGA